DNA from Rubripirellula lacrimiformis:
ACTGGGTTTGTCCACCAGGCATCGAATCGTGTGGGTGGTGCTGGCCAGCCTGTTCGGATTGGGGACCATGCTGGCGATCGTTGCCATCCATCAAAGGCCGGTTTGGGAGACCTGTTCCGATTGCCAGAGCCCGCGGCGGATCGACGAAGAACGATGTCGTCACTGTGACGCTGCGTGGGAGCGTTTGCCGGTTGAAGGGATCGAATTGATTGGGCCGTCGGTGGCAAGGGACGCAGCGATTGCCGGTGGTGGGGGTTAGCGGTTTCACGGCTGTGAAACTCCGGTGCCATCCCATGTGTCCCGCTAGGCGACGTTACATCATCGGCAATCGTTAGGACCGCCAAAGGCCGGTCCGAAAAGATTTCCAAAGATCGAAACTTCGCTCATGAAACGTTGACCGAACGCATGCTGCGGCGTTCACTTACACCGGACACCGCGCGGTCTCGTTTTTCCGCATCGTGGTTCCAAGTTGGATTCCTCTGTTCCGGAAAATCGTGGATGTCGAAACGACGCCTCTCGATCGCACTACTGGCTATCACTGTCGCTGGCAGCGCTGCGCCGATTAGCGCCAATGCCTGTTGCCTGACAGACTGGTTGTTCGGGCGTGCGCCGTCGCCCTACGTTGCCGGGTACGCTCCCTACTACAGCGGCTATGCGCCCTACACCGCAGGTTACGCACCGGTGGGATCGCCCCAGGTGCTGACAACGCCGATCGGCAGCAATCCGTATTCAGCCAACTACGCGACTCCGTACACCGCTCAGCCGCTACTGACCCCGATGGCATCCAACGGTGCGTTTCAGGTTCAGCGGCCGGCGTATTTGAACAACCCATCGGTCTACACCGGCATGCCGACTGCCGCGACGGCACAGGCTGCGTACAGCGCGCCGATTGCCTATGGATCGTCCGCAACGGCGGGATCGACGATGGGCGCAAACGCGATCATCAGCAACTATCGCGGCGGCGCGGCTGCACAGGCCGGCTACCTAGGCGGATCGAACGCCTATCCGACACAGCCCTATGCATCCGGCATGCCGATCAACAGTTCGTATTCGTCGAACTATTCGTCCTATGCACCCGCGACCGGTTACGTATCACCGGCATCGCCGGGGCTGCCGATCACGGGCGTACTGCCGCAAGGGGCACCGCCATCGGCATTGCCCACCACTGCGGTCCAGCCGCTATTCCCGAACTCCCCTCAACCGGCCGCCGGCGGCGGTCTGTCGCGATTCTTTGGATCGTTGTTCGGAACGGGTTACAGCAGCAGCTACTACCGTGCACCGGTGACTTACTATCGTCCGGTGACGACCGTCGATCCTATGTTGGGGACGACCGTCACGGTCCAGCGACCTTGCACATCGACGGTCCAACAACTGCAACGGACTCCCTACAGCAGCCTAATGAACGCGCAGCCGGCACCCGTGTACGGATCGCCTGCGGATAGTTGCCAAACCAATCCAGCCTACGGCGCTGGCCAACCCTACGCGCCGCAAACCAATTACGCGCCGCAAACCAACTATGCACCGGTTCAGCCGTATGGCAGCGTCGGTCAGGCCGGAGCGGTCGGCGCAATCGGGGCATCGCCGAATCAATTCACCGTGCCCATTCCGTCAACCGCGCCGCCTAGCGGTATCGTTGGCGGCAGCAACGCCTACGGTGGTCCATCGGGCACACCTTCGCCATTGACCGGGTCACCGACTGCGCCGCGAGCTCAGTCGGGCAGCGGCGACATGGCACCGCTGGACCAGCCAAGACTGGAAACGTACCGCCGGACCGAATCGGGCCAACCATCAGCCTACGACCAGTACAGCCAACCAGCCGATTCGCAGCCTGGCGTTTCCGGTCCGCCATCCTATGGCGCACCACCGCAAACACCACCATCGGAATCGGCCCCTACCGAGGAACCGCCCAAGTCGTACTGGCAACTGCAGGATGCTGACAATTCGACAGCGATGATCCGCGACCCAAACCAGAGCCAAAGCCAGCGTCAGGCATCGGTTCCCGCACGCGATCCCATCAGCCTTCGTCCGCCTGCGTTCACCGCAGCCGAACCGATCCGTGCACCGGAGAGCGAGCCGTCGCCGTTCCAGGATCGAGATTTGCGAGAAACGGGTTTTGCCCCGCCGCCAGCAACCTCGTCGTCTTTCGATGCACCTCCACTGCCACCGGCTCGATCGTACACACCATCGGACGCCAACAGCGCCGCGGTGCGTCCAGCAGGTTCGGGATCCCAGGTTCGCGAGGTCGCCTTGGTTCGGCAAAAGAGCCCAGCCGAGCCGCAGACGCAGTATCGTCCGCAACCGCAGTACCGCGCGGCACCTGCCGCCTCGACTCCGCGACCGAAACCGCAGCCCGAGCGAGATTCGCGTTGGTTTACGGTCCAGCCGTAAACGGCCCCCGAGCGATGCTTGGCTGACGCGGGCGGGACTGCCGTTTTTCCCGGGGCGTGGTACACTCGACGCCTTTGAAAATCGGATTCAGGCTAGAGGTTTGCACGTGGACAATGCGGCGATCGCGGACGTTTTTGACGAAATGGCTCAGCTGTTGGAGTTTCGTGGCGAAAACCCGTTTCGGATCCGCGCCTACACCAACGGATCCAAAGCGATCCGAGAATTGGACGAATCGGTTGCCGCGATCCTGGCTGACCCCGAGCGCGACCTGTCCAAAGTTCCTGGTATCGGCAAGACGCTTGCCGAAAAGTCAAAGGTGCTGGTCGAAACCGGTTCTTTGCCGCAGCTAGAAACGCTTCGTAAAGAGATCCCCGAGGTTGTCATCCAGATGGCTCGGATTCCCGGATTGGGAGCCAAGAAGGCAGTCAAGTTGCAACAGGAACTGGCCCTGGAATCCCTGGGCGATCTCCGCAAAGCCTGTCACGAGGACAAAATTTCGTCCTTGAAGGGTTTTGGTGCCAAGACGCAGGCCGCCATCTTGGATGGATTGTCGATCGCCGAAGCGGCAGCCGCTCGGATCTACTGGTGCGATGCCGACGAATTGGCGGCTTCGATCGGGCGGCACATGGAATCATGCAAAGTGATCTCCAAGATGCAGTGGGCCGGAAGCTATCGCCGTGGACGCGAAACGGTGGGCGACTTGGATCTGCTCGTTGTGGCCGACGACCATGCGGCAGTGATGGATCATCTTGAAGCCTATCATTCGCATTCGCAAACCATCGTCCGCGGCGACACCAAGATCTCGATCCGAGTCGGCAAATCGTTTCAGGTCGACATGCGAGTCGTCGAGGCGGATCAGTTCGGGGCGGCGTTACAGTATTTCACTGGCTCTCAGGCTCACAACATTCACACGCGTCGACTGGCCAAAGAACAGGGTCTGAAGATCAACGAGTACGGCGTCTTTCAATTGGATGACGAGTCGCGTGTCGCCGGCAGCACCGAACAGGACGTCTACGCAGCAATCGGGTTGCCATGGATTGCACCGGAGCTAAGGGAAGACCGACGCGAGTTCGAAGCAGCGGCCAGCGGAACGCTGCCGGAACTGATCGAAACCGAGGATGTGATCGGCGACCTGCACATGCATACCAATGCCACCGATGGCACCGCCACGATTCGCGAGATGGCCGACGCAGCGATCGCACGGGGACTGCAGTACATCGCGATCACGGATCACAGCAAACGCGTGTCGATGGCGATGGGACTGGACGAAAAACGTTTGCGCGAACAATGGAAGGCGATCGACGAAATCCGTAGCGAGTACGACGGGCGGCTGACAATCTTGAAGGGCATCGAGTGTGACATCCTGGAACGAGGCGGCATGGATCTGGCCGACGATTGTTTGGCAGAAGCCGACTGGGTGCTAGCCAGTATCCACTATGGCCAGAAACAACCGCGTGACCAGATCACCGAGCGGATTCTCGGCGCGATCGAAAACCCGCACGTCTCCTGCATCGCGCACCCGACGGGACGACTGATCAATCGCCGTCCTCCCTACGACGTGGACATGGACGCCGTGATGACGGCCGCCAAAAAGCATGGCACGTTCATGGAACTGAACGCAAACCCGGCGAGATTGGACCTGAACGATCTGCACCTAGCCGCCGCCAAACGGATGGGCATCCCGATCGTCATCAGCACCGACGCGCATTCGATCGACGGGCTGGGTGTGATGCAGTACGGGATCAAACAGGCTAGGCGGGGCGGGCTGACCAAGGCCGACGTCGCCAACACACGACCTTGGTCTGAATGGACAAAGTAGTTTCAACACTGAAATTTGATTGCAGCACGACGATGACATCCAAGAATAAGAAACAAAAGACGTTGGCTGAAAAGGCCGACAAGTTCGATTGCTACCAGCGTTCCGTTCAGCACCCCGAGCACGAAGTCGAATTTTTCGAACAAGCGTACCGGGATGCGAATAAGTCAAAACCGCTGTCGTTGCGGGAAGATTTTTGTGGAACGTTTGCGATCTGCTGCGAATGGGCCAAATCCAGTTCGCGGCGGACCGCTGTCGGCGTGGATCTATGCCGCGAAACACTGGACTGGGGCACCAAACACAACCTCTGCAAACTGTCCAGCAGCCAACAGAAGCGGGTTCGAATTCTTCGCCAAGATGTGCGGAAGAGCGATCGTCCGAAGGTGGACGTTTTGGCGGCACAGAATTTTTCATTCTGGCTGTTCAAGACACGCAAGGAAGTCATCGACTACTTCAAGGTCGCTCGCGGAAACCTGAAGGACGACGGCATCATGGTCATGGACATGATGGGCGGTGGCGACTGCTATACCGAAGAGAACGTCGACAAGCGGAAGATCCGCAAAGGCAAAAAGGGATTCTCGTATCACTGGGAACAAGCCAGTTTCAATCCGGTCAACGCCGATGCGTCTTTCTACATTCACTTCAAATTTGCCGACGGCAGCAAGCTGAAGAAAGCGTTCGAATACCATTGGCGTTTCTGGACGATTCCCGAAGTCCGCGAGATGCTGGCCGAAGCAGGATTCAGCAAGTCACACGTCTACTGGGAAAACGACGACGAAGACAGCAAACACTATGGGAAATGGCAGCGAGGCGACGTCGCCCCCAGCCATCCCAGTTGGATCTGCTATATCGTCGCCCAGCGTTAGCGGCGGCAGCCGTTCGAGGACGTTTCCAAGTCCAGCGATTTACTGCTTTGCCTTTTTGCGAGGCTTGGCATAGGCGGTGCCGTGTTGATTTAGGATCGCAGTGAGCCGCGATACCAATTCAGGTTGTTCGGCGGCCAGGTTCTTGGATTCGACCGGGTCATTCTGGTAGTCGTACAGTTCGTACTCGGCCGTATCGTCGGCGGCGTCGGCGTTTTTCCATTGGACCAATCGGTATCGGTCGGTACGGATCGCCCGGCCGAGCGTTCGTTTGGGATACGCGTGGTACGCATGATCGCGAACGCGTGCCTGTGGTTGTTTCAGCACCGGCACCAGCGACACACCGTCGATCGGTTGTGGTCCCGTGGGCGCGGGCAAACCGGCCAGTTCAGCCAGGGTCGGAAATAGGTCCACGCTTTCGGCCAACTGCCCGGTCGATGTTCCCGACTGAGTCACCCCCGGCGCGACGACCAAGATTGGGATTCGCGTTGCTTGTTCGTAATTGGTGTGCTTGGTCCAGATGCCAAGATCGCCAAGGTGGAAACCGTGGTCGCCCCACAGGACGACGATGGTGTTGTCATCGAGTTCAAGACGATCCAGTTCGCCGATCACTTTGCCAATTTGGGCATCCACATAAGATGTGCTGGCGTAATAGCCGTGGATTAACTTTCGAGCCAGCGAATCGTCGATATCGGCGTTTTCGGGGACGGGTTTGTAAGCGGTGATTTCCCCACCGTGTTTGCCAGCGACCCGAGGTGCATCGGTCGGCGCGACCGTTCGCTTTGGCATCGGCAGCGATTGTGGATCATGCATGTCCCAGTATTTCTTCGGCACACTGAACGGCATGTGCGGCCGGGCAAATCCGGCGACGATCAAGAACGGGGTGCCATCGTCGATTCGACGTTGCTTGGCATCCGCCAAACGCTGCATCGTTTCTTGGGCGACACGTCCGTCGGCATAGTCGGCATCCTCAGCCACCGGCGATTCAAATGCGGCCCCACGGGGCAATGCGCGGATGTTGCCCAGTTCCTGGTTGGTGAACAACGCTTCCTCGCGCGTCAGTTTGCCACCATCGGTGCTAGCCGGATCCAAGTATTCGACGACCTTGTCCTTGAAATGTGGGACACCAAAGGATTCGGGATCTCCTAAGTTGCCGTGGCCGACGTGAAAGACTTTGCCAAGCGATTCGGTGCGATAGCCCGCGGCGGCAAAGTACTGTGGCAATGTGACGGCGTCCGGAACAAGATCGCGAAGGTTGCTTCCCAAACCGTACAACCCGGTCGACGTCGAATGCGATCCCAGCAACAACGTGAATCGCGACGGAGCGCACACCGCTTGGTTACAGTATGCCGCGTCGAACCGCATACCGCGCGCGGCCAGCCCATCCATGTTGGGGGTCTTGGCGTGCGTGTCGCCATAGCAGCCCATCGCAGGCTTCAAGTCGTCAACCAAAATCATCAGAACATTGGGGGAATCGGCAGCCACGGCCAAGTCAGTCCAAATCCCGGCAAGCGGTGACAACACAACCGCCATGGCGCACAGTCGAATCCATGTCAGATAAGGTGATCGGATTGGTTTCATGACAGGTGGGCTTTCGGTGTGCGAAGGGCTTGGATGGGGCGGCAGGTTGCAGACTTGATGATAAGCGACCGTCAGCCAGCAACAATGAGACGCTGACCGGTGACAATGAGATTGGTTGCCAAGTCCACGAACAAGAGCCTGGCCAGCGAAGTTGCTGGACGTACCGATCGCTAGCGGCGAAGATGTTTCGTTCCCCGTCCTCGCATGACGCCCGTCAATCCATGCCGCCAAGATGCATCCCGCCAACTCCCCCCGATCCGAGGTTCTGAATGTTTGTCCGATCGCCCTTGTCGATTCCGTTGATGTTGTTGGCACTGGCCACCACTTCGGCCGCGTTTGGCGTTGAAATCCGCCAACCCAATGTGATCGTGATTTTGACCGACGATCAGGGATGGGGCGATTTAAGCTTAAACGGGAATCCGAACCTATCGACGCCAAATATCGATTCGTTGGCTCGGGACGGTGCCGAGGTGAAGAACTTCTATGTGTGTTCGGTCTGTTCACCGACGCGAGCCGAGTTCTTGACCGGACGTTATCACAGCCGGTCGGGCGTCTACAGCACGTCCACCGGCGGCGAACGCTTCAACGCCGACGAGCAAACGATTGCCGATGTGTTCAAGTCTGCCGGTTACACGACGGCGGCGTACGGAAAGTGGCATTCCGGGATGCAGTATCCGTACCACCCCAATGCTCGTGGTTTCGATGACTACTACGGATTTTGCAGTGGGCACTGGGGCGACTATTTTTCGCCAATGTTGGAACACAATGGCAAGATGGTCAGCGGAAATGGGTTTCTGGTGGACGATCTGACCGACCGCGCGATCGGCTTTATCGACGAACATCGCTCGAATCCATTTTTCGTTTACCTGCCCTACAACACACCCCACTCGCCGATGCAGGTTCCCGATGCGGATTGGGACCGGTTCAAGGACAAGTCATTGGTTGCCGATCCGGTCCAGGCGAATGCCGATCGCCAGGACGACAACCACACTCGCGCCGCTTTAGCGATGTGCGAAAACATCGACCACAACGTCGGCCGTTTGTTGTCGCATTTGGATTCCACGGGTTTGGCCCAGGACACGATCGTCGTTTACTTCAGCGACAACGGTCCCAATGGGTATCGTTTCAACGGGGGGATGCGAGGTCGCAAGGGATCGACGAACGAGGGCGGATTGCGATCGCCGCTGGTGATCCGCTATCCGCGGAGGATCGATCCTGGCACCAAAGTCGATTTGATTTCTTCGGCAACCGATCTGTTACCAACCCTGGCTCAGTTAGCGTCGGTGCGTTACGAACCGACGAAACCTTTGGATGGCATTTCGATGGCGGCAGCGCTGCAGGGGAATCCGATCAAGCAGATGGGGCGAACGATTTTCAGCACCTGGAATGGTCGCGCCAGCCTGCGGTCAGACCAGTTCCGCTATCACGAATCGGGACAGCTGTTCGACATCACCAGCGACCGTGGGGAATCGCAAGACATCAGCAAAACTCACCCCAAGATCGCTGCGTCGATGGATCGAACGCTGCGTCGATATTTGACCGAATTGAAACCTCGAAAATCGCAGCAAAAAGAGACGCGGCCGATCACGTTGGGGCATCCCGACGCAAATTACAACCAGATGCCAGCCCGGGATGCCGAACCACGGGGCGGGATCCAGCGCAGCAATCGGTACCCCAACTGTACGTTCATGAAAAATTGGATCGACACCGATGGCGAAATCGTTTGGGACGTCGACGTCTTGGGATCGGGACTCCATGAAGTCAGCATGTTTTACGCATGTGCCGACGGGAATGAAGGTTCCGACATCGAACTTTCGCTAGGCGACCAACGGATCCGGGCCACCATTGCCCAGCCGCACGACGTACCGCTGCGGGGAATGGAAAACGATCGCGACCCCAGAACCGAGGGCTACATCAAAGATTGGAAAGAAATCACGCTGGGAACGATGCAACTGACCCCTGGTCGAGGGGAACTGAAACTTCGGGCGACCCGTGTTCCGGGCACCGAGGTCGCCGAAATGCGGCTGTTGATGTTTCGGCGTCTGGAATAGTCCGGCGCGAAGCTTTGCCGGTTTTGCGGGATAGCACCGTCGTCGGTCTGCAACGATTGGCACAGTGGTGCCGAATTGACTGGGCTTGTCGATCCAGTTGTGACGATGGTGCATGGGGTGTGGCTGTCGCCTGCTGCACTTTTGTTTTCCGCGTCTAGTAGGTTGCCCGTGGCTGTTTCGCTGAAGATTTTTCGTGAGGAAGCTGGTACCGCAACAAGCCTAAGAGTGGGCAGCCGGCTGGATAAATATCGGATTCTGCGACGACTCGGCGAAGGTGGCTTTGCAACCGTGTACTCGGCCCAGGATTTGGTCGAAGATCGAAAAGTTGCGCTCAAGATTCCCGACAGCCGCTATGTGACCAACACACAATCGTTGGACGACATGCAGCGAGAGGTTCGCATCATGGCGCGGATGGAACATCCATCGGTGCTGCCGCTGAAGGATGCTCGGTTCATCAACGGTCATTTCGTGATCGTGTTTCCGCTGGGCGAAGAAACGCTGGCCGATCGGTTGACGCGGCGATTGTCACGAGCCGCTGCGATGGACTACGCGGTCCAGATGATCAGCGCGGTGGCGTACGCGCACGAACAATCGGTGCTGCACCGCGACATCAAACCAGACAACTTCATTCTGTTCCCCGACCAGGTCATTCGGTTGACCGATTTCGGTCTGGCGCGGATCGAAAAAGGCGACCACGAAATTTCGGGGTCGGGGACGCTGGGGTACTGCGCCCCGGAACAAGCGATGGGCAAACCGACCTACCGCAGTGACGTCTTTTCGCTGGGCTTGGTGATCTATCGATTGTTTTCCGGCGACGTGCCCGAGTACCCATTCGACAAGTTGCCCAGTTTCAACAAGCTGCGGCGTGGATTGTCGAAAGACTTTGTGGACCTGATTCGCAAGGCAATCGAGCCCACCCCGAGCAAGCGTTTTCGTGACGCCGTTGCGATGCACAACGCGATGACCAAGATTCGTTATCCGTTGACCGACCGATCTGTGTCGCTGCGTGGCGCGGCCGTGACCGACGCCTATACCCGCCGCATCGCCTAGTTTCGCACGTCGATTTTGCCGGCCGATCGAATCACCGGAGCGATGCCCACGCCACCCATGGCATTGTTGATGACCGACAAATGGGGCACCGCGTCGATGTCCGCTTGAATCTGTTTCACGCGGGGACCATGCCCGATGTGGTACTGAGGCATCGCCTCGTTCCAGCGGACAACGCGCGACATGACCGGTTCGCCAGTGAGCCCGATCAGTTCGGCCAGTTCTTGGCGGACCATTTGGATCAGCGTTTCGTCGTCGTTGCGAAGCAGTTCGGGCTGCAGTGCGCCCCCCACGAAGCAGCGGATCAGGACGTGACCTTCGGGGGCTCGGCCGGCAAACTTGTGGCTGGCAAAGCTGCCCGCCAAAATGCGGCGGTTCTCGGTCGCAGGGACGACGAAACCAAACGTATTGATGTCGCGTTGGATGTCTGATTTGCGCAGCCCCAGCACGACGATCGCCGTGGACGTGGATTCGATTTTCGAAAGCCCGTCGGCTGCCTGCGGTGCGATGTCAGCCAAAATCTTTGCGGCCGGACGTGGGTTGGTGGCGACCACGACGTGATCGAAGGCCATCGTTTCGCCTGCGGCCGTGGTCACGTCCCAGTGGTCTTGTTGTCGCGAAAGATTGGCGACGGGGCAGTTGATCCGGATGGATTCTGGCGGGAGCGAGTTGGCTAGAGATTCGATCAACTGGATCATGCCGCCCGGGAAGGATCGGAACTGGCCATAGCGGGCGCCTGTGCTGCCCCGTTCGACGTTGTCTTCGCCCGATCGGCGGCGGGCAGCGGTGGCGCGGGCCAGCGAGCCGAATTTGCGTTCCATTTCGGCAATCGGCGCCATCGTCGCCCGCATGCTTAGTTTGGTGATGTCCGCGGTGTAGATGCCGGCCGACAAAGGGGCGACAATGCGATCCAGGACTTCGTCGCCCATCCGTCGCCGCACGAACTG
Protein-coding regions in this window:
- a CDS encoding class I SAM-dependent methyltransferase, whose amino-acid sequence is MTSKNKKQKTLAEKADKFDCYQRSVQHPEHEVEFFEQAYRDANKSKPLSLREDFCGTFAICCEWAKSSSRRTAVGVDLCRETLDWGTKHNLCKLSSSQQKRVRILRQDVRKSDRPKVDVLAAQNFSFWLFKTRKEVIDYFKVARGNLKDDGIMVMDMMGGGDCYTEENVDKRKIRKGKKGFSYHWEQASFNPVNADASFYIHFKFADGSKLKKAFEYHWRFWTIPEVREMLAEAGFSKSHVYWENDDEDSKHYGKWQRGDVAPSHPSWICYIVAQR
- a CDS encoding arylsulfatase gives rise to the protein MFVRSPLSIPLMLLALATTSAAFGVEIRQPNVIVILTDDQGWGDLSLNGNPNLSTPNIDSLARDGAEVKNFYVCSVCSPTRAEFLTGRYHSRSGVYSTSTGGERFNADEQTIADVFKSAGYTTAAYGKWHSGMQYPYHPNARGFDDYYGFCSGHWGDYFSPMLEHNGKMVSGNGFLVDDLTDRAIGFIDEHRSNPFFVYLPYNTPHSPMQVPDADWDRFKDKSLVADPVQANADRQDDNHTRAALAMCENIDHNVGRLLSHLDSTGLAQDTIVVYFSDNGPNGYRFNGGMRGRKGSTNEGGLRSPLVIRYPRRIDPGTKVDLISSATDLLPTLAQLASVRYEPTKPLDGISMAAALQGNPIKQMGRTIFSTWNGRASLRSDQFRYHESGQLFDITSDRGESQDISKTHPKIAASMDRTLRRYLTELKPRKSQQKETRPITLGHPDANYNQMPARDAEPRGGIQRSNRYPNCTFMKNWIDTDGEIVWDVDVLGSGLHEVSMFYACADGNEGSDIELSLGDQRIRATIAQPHDVPLRGMENDRDPRTEGYIKDWKEITLGTMQLTPGRGELKLRATRVPGTEVAEMRLLMFRRLE
- a CDS encoding sulfatase; the protein is MAVVLSPLAGIWTDLAVAADSPNVLMILVDDLKPAMGCYGDTHAKTPNMDGLAARGMRFDAAYCNQAVCAPSRFTLLLGSHSTSTGLYGLGSNLRDLVPDAVTLPQYFAAAGYRTESLGKVFHVGHGNLGDPESFGVPHFKDKVVEYLDPASTDGGKLTREEALFTNQELGNIRALPRGAAFESPVAEDADYADGRVAQETMQRLADAKQRRIDDGTPFLIVAGFARPHMPFSVPKKYWDMHDPQSLPMPKRTVAPTDAPRVAGKHGGEITAYKPVPENADIDDSLARKLIHGYYASTSYVDAQIGKVIGELDRLELDDNTIVVLWGDHGFHLGDLGIWTKHTNYEQATRIPILVVAPGVTQSGTSTGQLAESVDLFPTLAELAGLPAPTGPQPIDGVSLVPVLKQPQARVRDHAYHAYPKRTLGRAIRTDRYRLVQWKNADAADDTAEYELYDYQNDPVESKNLAAEQPELVSRLTAILNQHGTAYAKPRKKAKQ
- the polX gene encoding DNA polymerase/3'-5' exonuclease PolX, with protein sequence MDNAAIADVFDEMAQLLEFRGENPFRIRAYTNGSKAIRELDESVAAILADPERDLSKVPGIGKTLAEKSKVLVETGSLPQLETLRKEIPEVVIQMARIPGLGAKKAVKLQQELALESLGDLRKACHEDKISSLKGFGAKTQAAILDGLSIAEAAAARIYWCDADELAASIGRHMESCKVISKMQWAGSYRRGRETVGDLDLLVVADDHAAVMDHLEAYHSHSQTIVRGDTKISIRVGKSFQVDMRVVEADQFGAALQYFTGSQAHNIHTRRLAKEQGLKINEYGVFQLDDESRVAGSTEQDVYAAIGLPWIAPELREDRREFEAAASGTLPELIETEDVIGDLHMHTNATDGTATIREMADAAIARGLQYIAITDHSKRVSMAMGLDEKRLREQWKAIDEIRSEYDGRLTILKGIECDILERGGMDLADDCLAEADWVLASIHYGQKQPRDQITERILGAIENPHVSCIAHPTGRLINRRPPYDVDMDAVMTAAKKHGTFMELNANPARLDLNDLHLAAAKRMGIPIVISTDAHSIDGLGVMQYGIKQARRGGLTKADVANTRPWSEWTK
- a CDS encoding serine/threonine-protein kinase, which translates into the protein MAVSLKIFREEAGTATSLRVGSRLDKYRILRRLGEGGFATVYSAQDLVEDRKVALKIPDSRYVTNTQSLDDMQREVRIMARMEHPSVLPLKDARFINGHFVIVFPLGEETLADRLTRRLSRAAAMDYAVQMISAVAYAHEQSVLHRDIKPDNFILFPDQVIRLTDFGLARIEKGDHEISGSGTLGYCAPEQAMGKPTYRSDVFSLGLVIYRLFSGDVPEYPFDKLPSFNKLRRGLSKDFVDLIRKAIEPTPSKRFRDAVAMHNAMTKIRYPLTDRSVSLRGAAVTDAYTRRIA
- the hemG gene encoding protoporphyrinogen oxidase, which encodes MQKRRVGIIGGGLSGLATAAQLHLDAADSIELTVFEASPRTGGVIHTEMIDGFLVDHGADMFATKPPDALRLCERLGVADKLIEPLTLGRGARIVRGGRLVSIPDGFVLMRGTKLWPMLTTGLLSPKGKLRYLIERFVVAPPEIEDDEYDESVEQFVRRRMGDEVLDRIVAPLSAGIYTADITKLSMRATMAPIAEMERKFGSLARATAARRRSGEDNVERGSTGARYGQFRSFPGGMIQLIESLANSLPPESIRINCPVANLSRQQDHWDVTTAAGETMAFDHVVVATNPRPAAKILADIAPQAADGLSKIESTSTAIVVLGLRKSDIQRDINTFGFVVPATENRRILAGSFASHKFAGRAPEGHVLIRCFVGGALQPELLRNDDETLIQMVRQELAELIGLTGEPVMSRVVRWNEAMPQYHIGHGPRVKQIQADIDAVPHLSVINNAMGGVGIAPVIRSAGKIDVRN